ATTTTCCtcgtccatgaggcgacaatTAATCGACTACTAAGGTACTCGATTTCCGGATGGGACCAGCTCCCTATTTTCTCGTTCATGAGACGACCTACtcgactactgcggtactcgaACCCTGGATGGGACCAGATCTCTATTTTTTCTCATCAATGAGAACAACTGTTCGACTACTATGGTACTCGAACACCGGATGGGCTATGCTCCCTATTTTTTCGCGTCCCTGAGACAACCTAATCGACTACTGAGGTACTCAATTTCCAGATGGGACCAACTCTCTAtttcttctcgatcaatgagaCTTAaacttattcgactactgcggtactcgatcTTCGGACGGGACATGCTCCCTATCTCGCAAGAAGAATCTCTTCGCCCATGAGGCGACAATAATCACGATCCTCAGACGGGACCAGATTCCTACATCCAAAGAAGACTTATTCCTCTCGTCTGCAAGACGACGAATTATCCGACTACTCCAGTACTCAACCTACAGATAAAAAATGCCCCGTATCTCGCAAAAGGATCTCTACATCCGTGAGACAACAATTGGTAGACTACTCAGAGAACATTCAACTACCACGATACTCGAAGAAACAAATCAAGACAGCCAATACCAAGGCAACTAGCTGATCGGCCGTCAACTCAAAAGAAAGTACTGTACATCAAAATGTTAAAAGTACTGCAATAGACACCCATCTACACAAAAACCAAGAGGATATTACAATGAACTGTTTAAGTCTTTGGTGCTGGCTCCAAGCTACTGATAACCTTATCAGCGATGTGCTTCATCTCCGCAACGTACTCAGAGAATTTCTCCTCCGAGCAGCCAACGGCAACCCCATCGCCAATAAAGGACAAGTTCACCGAAGGGAGAAAGGATTTAACCAATCCTAAAGCATGGGCCAAGTAGTCCCTAGAGGTATCAGAGAAAAAGCTACTAAGTCTCTGCGGGGCCtcatgaagctgctccaatAGACTCTTCCCAGCAGCTTCCTCGTCCTCCACCATGTCGACGACTACTTGAGCCGCCGCCTCAAGATCAGCCAGCTGCTAAGCCTTCGGGTCACGATCAGCGGCCAAGTCCCTGATCTGCTTCATATCGCTGACCATCTGCTTGTCAGCGTCAGCCTTGAGCTTGGTCAGTTTCTCCACAGCATCTGTGTGACGATACATAATATTTGGCAGATCAGCCACGTCGTTATCCTTTCGCAACAACAAGCTTTTAAGCTCTGTCAAATCAAGGAAAACATGAGGACTGAAGAAAAACCACTCAAAggacacaaaagaaagaagaaaacacctttcttctccttggcagAAGTCTTGACCTTCTCCTGCAGCTTGGAGGATTTCTCCTTCAGAGCAGAATTGTCCTGCTCCAAAGTCTCCACCCGAGCTTCCAGCAGTTTGACCTTCTCTAGCTGCTCCCGAGATGACTTCTCGAGAGCAGCCATCCTCTCAAGCATAATCAACCGGAGATCCTCTCTAGTCCGCCGAAGGAATTCTGCTTGCTCCGTGACTTGCTTGGCCAGATTCTGCCAACAAAGCATAATCAAGACAAAGGTACTCGACAACAACCCAGAAAGTACTCGAGTACAAAAAAGCCGCTTACGGCAAGAGCTGAATGGCAGTCCAGAATCCCCAGAACCACAGCAGTCGATCCCTCGACTGACTTCTCTGCCTCCTGCTGCGATGGCTCCAGCGAAATCAGATCAACGTTAGCTACAGCTGAGGGACTTTTCGGCTGATCCTCGGTCTGTTTGTCTGAAAGAACAAAGACATTAGCGAAAACCAGATGAAAAAACCAGTCAATTGCAACTAAAGACACTTACCAGTACCAGCGGCAGGAGACTCTTTGCCCGCCTCCCCGATGGGCAGTTCCCCCACCGCGCTAGCAGCGGAATCGGCCAACTGATCCCCCTCTTTTGGTGAATCCCAAGGCAACCGGGCAATATTTCTAAGGGAATAAAAAATGCCCTTCTCCGACTCGTCAAAACCCAGAACATCCGGATTGCTGCTAAAAGAAGTACTCGACACCTCAATCACAGTATCAAAAGACCGAATAAAAACATTTGATCAAGAGACACACTCACTGAGAGGAGTGCTTCAGCACGAATTTCTTCGCCTTGACAAACTTCGGGACTACGCTCTGTCTCGAAGCGCTTTGCCCCTTAGCAGAGTGCCCCTTAGCAGAGCCGCTCTTGCCAGACTCCGCCGGAGCAGCAGGAGTCGAGTCAACAGGGCTCACGATAGAGCCCACCGCCCGCCTCTTGGAGGGAGAAGAAGgcctgagaaaaaga
This window of the Panicum virgatum strain AP13 chromosome 1K, P.virgatum_v5, whole genome shotgun sequence genome carries:
- the LOC120655805 gene encoding uncharacterized protein LOC120655805, with the protein product MAPKRSAAKGKVDDAAVGETEVHGWKTSPSSSRTASDVQERADEPAVESVGTRKQSAISAGSSDRPSSPSKRRAVGSIVSPVDSTPAAPAESGKSGSAKGHSAKGQSASRQSVVPKFVKAKKFVLKHSSHSNPDVLGFDESEKGIFYSLRNIARLPWDSPKEGDQLADSAASAVGELPIGEAGKESPAAGTDKQTEDQPKSPSAVANVDLISLEPSQQEAEKSVEGSTAVVLGILDCHSALANLAKQVTEQAEFLRRTREDLRLIMLERMAALEKSSREQLEKVKLLEARVETLEQDNSALKEKSSKLQEKVKTSAKEKKELKSLLLRKDNDVADLPNIMYRHTDAVEKLTKLKADADKQMVSDMKQIRDLAADRDPKA